The Polyangium spumosum genome includes a window with the following:
- the truA gene encoding tRNA pseudouridine(38-40) synthase TruA gives MNEPADEGVESPLPDGVLLTVAYDGRSFSGFAHQPERRTIAGELLAALRALDPTIREIRGSSRTDAGVHAFGQRVAFDPSRVIPPRGWVLGTARHLPREIAVRRASLVPRGFTPRFANKGKRYRYLLLRDLVRDPFLEGRVWRVEQLGDDASIARAAAEASLALGTHDFAAFRSAADPRENTVRTIRRLVVEVDRDDPRLVRIEVEGDAFMHNMVRILVGTLVDVARERLAPGAVTRALASKRREDAGITAPPDGLYLVSVALADEGRDAWPVEPET, from the coding sequence ATGAACGAGCCCGCTGACGAGGGGGTCGAGAGCCCTCTGCCCGACGGCGTCCTTCTCACCGTCGCCTACGACGGCCGCAGCTTCTCGGGGTTCGCGCACCAGCCCGAGCGCCGCACGATCGCCGGCGAGCTGCTCGCCGCGCTCCGAGCCCTCGACCCCACGATCCGCGAGATCCGCGGGTCGAGCCGCACCGACGCGGGCGTCCACGCCTTCGGCCAGCGCGTCGCCTTCGACCCCTCCCGCGTGATCCCGCCGCGGGGCTGGGTCCTCGGCACGGCGAGGCACTTGCCGCGGGAGATCGCGGTGCGCCGCGCCTCGCTCGTGCCGCGCGGCTTCACGCCCCGGTTCGCGAACAAGGGCAAGCGCTACCGGTATCTGCTCCTGCGGGACCTCGTGCGAGACCCGTTCCTCGAAGGTCGCGTCTGGCGCGTGGAGCAGCTCGGCGACGACGCTTCGATCGCGCGCGCCGCCGCCGAGGCGAGCCTCGCCCTCGGCACGCACGATTTCGCGGCCTTCCGCTCGGCCGCCGACCCCCGGGAGAACACGGTGCGGACGATCCGGCGCCTCGTGGTGGAGGTCGACCGGGACGATCCTCGCCTCGTCCGGATCGAGGTCGAGGGTGACGCGTTCATGCACAACATGGTGCGGATCCTGGTGGGGACGCTCGTGGACGTCGCGCGGGAGCGGCTCGCGCCGGGCGCCGTGACGCGCGCGCTCGCCTCGAAGCGCCGGGAGGACGCGGGCATCACGGCGCCGCCGGACGGGCTCTATCTGGTCTCGGTCGCGCTCGCCGACGAGGGGCGCGACGCGTGGCCGGTCGAGCCGGAGACGTGA
- the rsmD gene encoding 16S rRNA (guanine(966)-N(2))-methyltransferase RsmD, with product MRVIGGSLGGRRLVAPSGHATRPTSDRVREALFNVLGDVSGASVLDLYAGTGALGIEALSRGASRVVFVENGRPALAALQKNLASLGIDGACRVITQPVTRALAALVPLGPFDLILLDPPYAALVEAARVLEALTVEASRLVSPGARVVLEHASRDAPPAPPRLVRDETRIYGDTAISLYTPAEDVPSGSADG from the coding sequence ATGCGCGTGATCGGGGGCTCGCTCGGCGGACGCAGGCTCGTCGCCCCGTCCGGTCACGCCACGCGCCCGACGAGTGATCGCGTGCGCGAGGCGCTCTTCAACGTGCTCGGCGACGTCTCGGGCGCGAGCGTGCTCGACCTCTACGCAGGCACGGGCGCGCTCGGGATCGAGGCGCTCTCCCGGGGCGCCTCGCGCGTGGTGTTCGTCGAGAACGGCCGCCCCGCGCTCGCCGCGCTCCAGAAGAACCTCGCCTCGCTCGGGATCGACGGCGCTTGCCGGGTGATCACGCAGCCCGTCACGCGCGCCCTCGCCGCGCTCGTGCCGCTCGGCCCCTTCGACCTCATCCTGCTCGACCCGCCGTACGCCGCGCTCGTGGAGGCGGCGCGTGTGCTCGAAGCGCTCACCGTCGAGGCGTCGCGCCTCGTCTCGCCCGGGGCCCGCGTCGTGCTCGAGCACGCGAGCCGCGACGCCCCGCCCGCGCCTCCGCGCCTCGTGCGCGACGAGACGCGGATCTATGGCGATACCGCGATCTCCCTGTACACGCCCGCGGAGGACGTTCCCTCCGGGTCCGCAGATGGGTAA